Genomic DNA from Kluyveromyces lactis strain NRRL Y-1140 chromosome C complete sequence:
ATCCGATCCAACTAAATTATTTAAACGAGTGGATAGAAAAGAGAACATATCCGTTAAAATTTATTCCTTCTTCGTTTTACGTAGAACTGTAACGTCCAATATAAATGTAACAACActattatcttttttttttcaatcaGACACCATCAATTGATAGATCATCattgaatatttgaactCATTCAAAAACAGGGCTATAATTAATTTTAATAACTAAGCATAGTCCTATCTATTACACTGTCTCATTGATcacttcttcctttctttttcgGGCTTCTACTGCTCGGCGGAACATGACAGACATTAATATGATATCATTTCGAAAAATAAAAGGCTCTTTGAAAAAGGCtagaaaaaatgaaactTGAAAGATAGAAAAATAGAAGGTTTGCTGTTTTAAAGAAATAAGAAACTGATTTCGAAGAATAAACATAGCGTACGCTCGAAGGAAACAAGGTCGAATCTTCCTTTATTTGCATGTATACGTGCCACCCTAATTTTCTATTTGCAATTGGGTACTTGAAAGTTTGAAGCAGTTCTCTGTTCTGGCACGATCTTACACTACGCTGTTTTCCAAACTTTGTCGgtttttgaattttagCTATCAACATAATCAAGAAAGACGCAGTATCACTGCAAAACTTATGCAATATCATAAAATATGTCTACCAATCCAGTTAAAAGGAAACTAGTTATTATTGGTGACGGAGCATGTGGGAAAACATCTTTGTTATATGTTTTCACTTTGGGACAGTTTCCAGAAGAATATCATCCAACTGTCTTCGAGAATTATGTAACCGACTGTCGAGTGGACGGTATCAAAGTTCAACTAACACTATGGGACACAGCTGGCCAAGAGGAATATGAAAGACTAAGGCCCTTCTCGTATTCAAAGGCCGATATAATTCTCATTGGTTTTGCAATCGACGACCCGGAATCATTGGTGAATGCAAGAAATAAATGGTCAGAAGAAGTTCTCAGATATTGCCCTGAAGCTCCAGTAGTACTAGTTGGGTTGAAGAAAGACTTAAGATCACCGGATAATGAACATCAGATGGTAACACGGGAGCAAGCGGAGCAAGTTGCCAGGGCCATTGGTGCTAAAAAATATATGGAATGCAGTGCATTGACAGGAGAAAACgttgatgatgttttcGAAGTAGCCACAAGGACAAGTCTCTTGGTAAATAAACAACCAGGTCACGGGTGCTGCGTAATATGTTGATACGAAAGAAGTGCTCATAcataaaaaataaactaCAAACCAACACATACTatctaattcttctttctgcCGTATCTCGAGGCCGGACACTTTGTCTCGTTTGATCCAGCTAATTCAATGTTTCTAAATTGAAATCGACTCTAAATTAGCCCCCTCGCATAATAATTAATAAATTGGATCTCGTCAACGAATTTTTTGCTGCCTTcagtatatatatgcagtattcttctttgatttatGTCACTTTTTAATATCAGCTGTAGATATGCCATCTAGTCTCTTTCAAAACGTTTTTTGGTCTTAGTGCGTTTTGTTACGCGTACTTTAATTCtagaaaaataaaaacagGAAAAACATCTAAGGCTTTTGATGAGATCTAATGAACACTTCTATCTTGCGACAGAAGGAGTAGGGAACCAGGTCTTGTGTCTGTTTTATCAATACTGACTAGTACTCTCCTAAAATCTGATTAAATCATTAGCTGTCATTG
This window encodes:
- the RHO2 gene encoding Rho family GTPase RHO2 (highly similar to uniprot|P06781 Saccharomyces cerevisiae YNL090W RHO2 Non-essential small GTPase of the Rho/Rac subfamily of Ras-like proteins involved in the establishment of cell polarity and in microtubule assembly), with amino-acid sequence MSTNPVKRKLVIIGDGACGKTSLLYVFTLGQFPEEYHPTVFENYVTDCRVDGIKVQLTLWDTAGQEEYERLRPFSYSKADIILIGFAIDDPESLVNARNKWSEEVLRYCPEAPVVLVGLKKDLRSPDNEHQMVTREQAEQVARAIGAKKYMECSALTGENVDDVFEVATRTSLLVNKQPGHGCCVIC